A window of the Lagopus muta isolate bLagMut1 chromosome 1, bLagMut1 primary, whole genome shotgun sequence genome harbors these coding sequences:
- the HHLA2 gene encoding HERV-H LTR-associating protein 2 isoform X2, which produces MKEEHGLSVTGKFFLHRSAVSREQETVTGLFSKDVILPCPFSPGNDEVIYWKKENKNVHSYYEQKDQLEGQDPDYRNRTHLFHQNIGHGNASLKLSNVALTDEGLYHCYVGTEEAKTEVDVMLQVRVHSIYALDYQKTDTARMLRCYAFHTYLTPNVTWVRGNTYIPETGWEEIRNGVLFSVRSDQNVINTSDTYYCHINLSHENWTAEWRMQGQLSKAEGSSTTISCEYSNNTLRVEDFTVVWKLNKNAAISDLASFNGTPNTSQTRFQIDQKNFSLSISNLNVDDSGDYVCNISTPHYTRLRVTTLQVDHAGNTSTAIVTVIVIILVIIGITIYCRYKKRCRRNDRTY; this is translated from the exons ATGAAGGAAGAGCATGGTCTGTCAGTTACAGGAAAGTTCTTCTTGCATCGTTCTGCAG TTTCTAGAGAACAGGAAACTGTAACAGGGCTGTTTTCTAAGGATGTCATCCTTCCTTGTCCTTTTTCACCTGGGAATGATGAAGTAATTTActggaagaaagagaacaaaaatgtgCACAGCTACTACGAGCAGAAGGACCAGCTAGAAGGCCAAGACCCAGATTACAGGAACAGAACACACCTTTTTCATCAGAACATTGGTCATGGAAATGCCTCCTTGAAACTTAGTAATGTGGCCTTGACTGATGAGGGCCTTTATCATTGCTATGTGGGAACAGAGGAAGCTAAAACGGAAGTGGATGTCATGCTACAGGTGCGAG TTCACTCTATTTATGCACTGGATTACCAAAAGACAGACACAGCAAGGATGCTGAGGTGCTACGCCTTTCATACTTATTTGACACCAAATGTAACTTGGGTACGAGGCAATACATATATCCCAGAAACAGGTTGGGAGGAAATCAGGAATGGAGTTCTCTTTTCTGTTAGAAGTGACCAGAATGTTATAAACACATCTGATACCTACTACTGTCATATTAATCTCTCCCATGAAAACTGGACTGCTGAGTGGAGGATGCAAG GCCAACTTTCAAAAGCTGAAGGAAGTAGCACTACCATTTCTTGTGAATACAGCAATAACACTTTACGTGTTGAAGATTTCACTGTTGTCTGGAAACTAAACAAAAATGCAGCTATCTCAGACCTGGCCTCCTTCAATGGAACACCTAACACTTCCCAGACTAGATTTCAAATTGACCAAAAAAACTTTTCACTCAGCATTAGTAATCTTAATGTGGATGACAGCGGAGATTACGTGTGCAATATTTCAACACCTCACTACACAAGACTTAGAGTGACAACATTACAAGTTG accatGCAGGTAACACCTCAACAGCGATAGTGACAGTGATTGTGATCATTCTCGTTATCATCGGTATAACGATATACTGTCGCTATAAGAAG
- the HHLA2 gene encoding HERV-H LTR-associating protein 2 isoform X1, translating to MKGQKIPSLLHLLSICATFWVSREQETVTGLFSKDVILPCPFSPGNDEVIYWKKENKNVHSYYEQKDQLEGQDPDYRNRTHLFHQNIGHGNASLKLSNVALTDEGLYHCYVGTEEAKTEVDVMLQVRVHSIYALDYQKTDTARMLRCYAFHTYLTPNVTWVRGNTYIPETGWEEIRNGVLFSVRSDQNVINTSDTYYCHINLSHENWTAEWRMQGQLSKAEGSSTTISCEYSNNTLRVEDFTVVWKLNKNAAISDLASFNGTPNTSQTRFQIDQKNFSLSISNLNVDDSGDYVCNISTPHYTRLRVTTLQVDHAGNTSTAIVTVIVIILVIIGITIYCRYKKRCRRNDRTY from the exons ATGAAGGGACAAAAAATACCATCTCTTCTCCATTTACTTTCTATTTGTGCTACATTTTGGG TTTCTAGAGAACAGGAAACTGTAACAGGGCTGTTTTCTAAGGATGTCATCCTTCCTTGTCCTTTTTCACCTGGGAATGATGAAGTAATTTActggaagaaagagaacaaaaatgtgCACAGCTACTACGAGCAGAAGGACCAGCTAGAAGGCCAAGACCCAGATTACAGGAACAGAACACACCTTTTTCATCAGAACATTGGTCATGGAAATGCCTCCTTGAAACTTAGTAATGTGGCCTTGACTGATGAGGGCCTTTATCATTGCTATGTGGGAACAGAGGAAGCTAAAACGGAAGTGGATGTCATGCTACAGGTGCGAG TTCACTCTATTTATGCACTGGATTACCAAAAGACAGACACAGCAAGGATGCTGAGGTGCTACGCCTTTCATACTTATTTGACACCAAATGTAACTTGGGTACGAGGCAATACATATATCCCAGAAACAGGTTGGGAGGAAATCAGGAATGGAGTTCTCTTTTCTGTTAGAAGTGACCAGAATGTTATAAACACATCTGATACCTACTACTGTCATATTAATCTCTCCCATGAAAACTGGACTGCTGAGTGGAGGATGCAAG GCCAACTTTCAAAAGCTGAAGGAAGTAGCACTACCATTTCTTGTGAATACAGCAATAACACTTTACGTGTTGAAGATTTCACTGTTGTCTGGAAACTAAACAAAAATGCAGCTATCTCAGACCTGGCCTCCTTCAATGGAACACCTAACACTTCCCAGACTAGATTTCAAATTGACCAAAAAAACTTTTCACTCAGCATTAGTAATCTTAATGTGGATGACAGCGGAGATTACGTGTGCAATATTTCAACACCTCACTACACAAGACTTAGAGTGACAACATTACAAGTTG accatGCAGGTAACACCTCAACAGCGATAGTGACAGTGATTGTGATCATTCTCGTTATCATCGGTATAACGATATACTGTCGCTATAAGAAG
- the HHLA2 gene encoding HERV-H LTR-associating protein 2 isoform X3: MKGQKIPSLLHLLSICATFWVSREQETVTGLFSKDVILPCPFSPGNDEVIYWKKENKNVHSYYEQKDQLEGQDPDYRNRTHLFHQNIGHGNASLKLSNVALTDEGLYHCYVGTEEAKTEVDVMLQVRVHSIYALDYQKTDTARMLRCYAFHTYLTPNVTWVRGNTYIPETGWEEIRNGVLFSVRSDQNVINTSDTYYCHINLSHENWTAEWRMQGQLSKAEGSSTTISCEYSNNTLRVEDFTVVWKLNKNAAISDLASFNGTPNTSQTRFQIDQKNFSLSISNLNVDDSGDYVCNISTPHYTRLRVTTLQVEMQKK, from the exons ATGAAGGGACAAAAAATACCATCTCTTCTCCATTTACTTTCTATTTGTGCTACATTTTGGG TTTCTAGAGAACAGGAAACTGTAACAGGGCTGTTTTCTAAGGATGTCATCCTTCCTTGTCCTTTTTCACCTGGGAATGATGAAGTAATTTActggaagaaagagaacaaaaatgtgCACAGCTACTACGAGCAGAAGGACCAGCTAGAAGGCCAAGACCCAGATTACAGGAACAGAACACACCTTTTTCATCAGAACATTGGTCATGGAAATGCCTCCTTGAAACTTAGTAATGTGGCCTTGACTGATGAGGGCCTTTATCATTGCTATGTGGGAACAGAGGAAGCTAAAACGGAAGTGGATGTCATGCTACAGGTGCGAG TTCACTCTATTTATGCACTGGATTACCAAAAGACAGACACAGCAAGGATGCTGAGGTGCTACGCCTTTCATACTTATTTGACACCAAATGTAACTTGGGTACGAGGCAATACATATATCCCAGAAACAGGTTGGGAGGAAATCAGGAATGGAGTTCTCTTTTCTGTTAGAAGTGACCAGAATGTTATAAACACATCTGATACCTACTACTGTCATATTAATCTCTCCCATGAAAACTGGACTGCTGAGTGGAGGATGCAAG GCCAACTTTCAAAAGCTGAAGGAAGTAGCACTACCATTTCTTGTGAATACAGCAATAACACTTTACGTGTTGAAGATTTCACTGTTGTCTGGAAACTAAACAAAAATGCAGCTATCTCAGACCTGGCCTCCTTCAATGGAACACCTAACACTTCCCAGACTAGATTTCAAATTGACCAAAAAAACTTTTCACTCAGCATTAGTAATCTTAATGTGGATGACAGCGGAGATTACGTGTGCAATATTTCAACACCTCACTACACAAGACTTAGAGTGACAACATTACAAGTTG